A region from the Pelobates fuscus isolate aPelFus1 chromosome 1, aPelFus1.pri, whole genome shotgun sequence genome encodes:
- the LOC134588370 gene encoding P2X purinoceptor 7-like, which produces MASGNSSDSTGPNDADIQRMLSEYFEDRHRHAVDPDILNSMDWDPPAQQVINEENTQGSPTRVGTSEWCLCGNCMPMQSEEESLCCREIENIVDMLNEQHNCICNLPYLREQLSSREHVLSLYRYGLSYVKSARFRSPEQMQESDYRKTAYRSFTMWVYGYLGPKRRRPIPSCTVKLIRSHFPAPDAIYMGFRYADDDPIAVELV; this is translated from the exons ATGGCAAGTGGAAATAGTTCAGATTCAACAGGTCCAAATGATGCGGACATCCAACGTATG CTGTCAGAATATTTTGAGGACCGTCATCGACATGCAGTGGATCCTGATATTTTAAATAGTATGGACTGGGATCCACCTGCACAGCAAGTGATTAACGAGGAAAATACGCAAGGTTCACCAACAAGAGTTGGAACATCGGAATGGTGTCTGTGTGGCAATTGTATGCCAATGCAAAGTGAGGAAGAAAGTCTATGCTGCAGGGAGATAGAGAACATTGTCGATATGTTGAATGAACAACACAATTGCATTTGCAATCTTCCATATCTACGTGAGCAATTATCTTCACGGGAACACGTGCTGTCTCTATACCGTTATGGTCTCAGCTATGTAAAATCCGCTAGATTCCGTTCTCCAGAACAAATGCAGGAAAG TGACTACCGAAAAACTGCCTACAGGTCCTTCACAATGTGGGTGTACGGATACCTGGGACCCAAAAGGCGGCGTCCAATACCCTCATGCACAGTGAAACTGATTAGGTCACACTTTCCTGCACCTGATGCGATATACATGGGTTTTAGATATGCGGATGATGACCCTATAGCTGTTGAACTTGTATAG